From the Thermococcus sp. 18S1 genome, one window contains:
- a CDS encoding SagB/ThcOx family dehydrogenase — MKIELPVPKREGRMSLEEAIDRRKSIRRYKDEPLTLEEVSQVLWAAYGINRWGKRTSPSAGACYPFEVYIVAENVEGLSPGIYRYDGKGHSLETVREGRFRKALAEACLNQRCVATAPVNIVIVAHYERTTRRYGERGIRYVHIDAGHMGQNIYLQATALNLGTVAVGAFRDEEVKKVLEVPGEPLYVFPLGIPGE; from the coding sequence ATGAAAATCGAACTGCCTGTCCCCAAGCGCGAGGGGAGGATGAGCCTGGAGGAGGCAATAGACAGGAGAAAGAGCATAAGAAGGTATAAGGACGAGCCTCTGACCCTTGAAGAGGTTTCTCAGGTTCTGTGGGCTGCCTATGGAATCAACAGATGGGGAAAGAGAACATCCCCGAGCGCCGGCGCATGCTATCCCTTTGAGGTTTACATAGTGGCCGAGAACGTTGAGGGCCTCTCCCCGGGAATCTACCGCTACGATGGAAAGGGCCACTCACTGGAAACTGTGCGGGAAGGGCGCTTCAGAAAGGCCCTCGCCGAGGCATGCCTGAACCAGCGGTGCGTCGCCACGGCTCCCGTCAACATCGTCATCGTGGCCCACTACGAGAGAACCACGAGGCGGTACGGCGAGAGGGGGATACGCTATGTCCACATTGACGCCGGCCACATGGGACAGAACATCTACCTCCAGGCCACTGCCCTGAACCTGGGCACCGTTGCGGTTGGGGCATTCAGGGACGAGGAAGTAAAAAAGGTGCTGGAAGTGCCGGGCGAACCGCTCTACGTCTTCCCACTTGGGATTCCTGGGGAGTAG
- a CDS encoding ABC transporter ATP-binding protein: MPVIEVENVRKYYGEVRGVDGLSFSVEKGEIYGFLGPNGAGKTTTVKILVKILRDYDGVVKILGKDLREWGKDYYNRIGVSFEFPAVYSKLTALENLEFFASFYRKHLDPLEVLKVVGLESEANKLVSGFSKGMKKKLDLARALLPDPEILFLDEPLEGLDPASARRIKDLLLEMRESGKTVFLTTHNMYVADELCDRVAFIVDGKIVLVGNPSELKVRMGKRLVKIEYVASGDVRTAEFPLEGIGRNEEFLGILRNYEVVRINTEEPTLEEIFLKVTGRRLV; this comes from the coding sequence ATGCCCGTCATAGAGGTTGAGAACGTTAGGAAGTACTACGGCGAAGTCAGGGGCGTTGATGGACTGAGCTTCTCCGTGGAGAAGGGCGAGATCTACGGCTTCCTCGGACCGAACGGGGCAGGGAAGACGACAACCGTTAAAATCCTGGTGAAAATCCTGAGGGACTATGATGGAGTCGTAAAAATCCTTGGGAAAGACCTTAGGGAATGGGGAAAGGATTATTACAACAGAATCGGCGTCTCCTTCGAGTTTCCGGCAGTCTATTCAAAGCTCACCGCCCTGGAAAACCTTGAGTTCTTCGCGAGCTTTTACAGAAAGCACCTCGATCCTCTAGAAGTCCTCAAGGTTGTCGGGCTTGAAAGCGAGGCGAATAAGCTCGTCTCCGGCTTCTCCAAGGGAATGAAGAAGAAGCTCGATCTGGCGAGGGCTCTGCTCCCGGATCCGGAAATCCTCTTCCTTGACGAGCCCCTCGAAGGCCTCGATCCGGCGAGCGCGAGGAGGATAAAGGATCTGCTCCTTGAGATGCGTGAAAGCGGAAAGACTGTCTTCCTGACCACCCACAACATGTACGTCGCCGACGAGCTCTGCGACAGGGTTGCCTTCATTGTGGACGGAAAAATAGTCCTCGTCGGAAACCCGAGCGAATTGAAGGTAAGGATGGGTAAGCGCCTGGTCAAGATCGAGTACGTGGCCAGCGGTGATGTGAGGACCGCCGAGTTCCCGCTCGAAGGAATAGGCCGGAACGAGGAGTTCCTTGGCATTCTAAGAAACTACGAGGTCGTGAGGATAAACACCGAGGAACCGACTCTGGAGGAGATATTCCTCAAAGTCACTGGGAGGAGGCTCGTATGA
- a CDS encoding helix-turn-helix domain-containing protein: MKRLKIAIPYTKELSGGFEWLIEAMEWAYGDTYFTIGTDVVKLVEVKFKDGVNTGEILERLKSLPQTKDVKAFPRNEHYLIYLRVSLGPQREQAERLFELQKRGLVVFESGTFVGGESVLSVLCEEGLVGEVVKTFRETYGARVISVEDAEPEKSPISKLTKRQAEVLLLAYKSGYFDEPRKVTLRELAEMLNLSPSTVKEHLRKGLKRLLDETLK, translated from the coding sequence ATGAAGCGTCTGAAGATTGCAATACCCTACACCAAAGAACTTTCTGGGGGCTTTGAGTGGCTCATCGAAGCGATGGAATGGGCCTACGGGGACACGTACTTCACCATAGGCACCGACGTCGTTAAGCTGGTGGAGGTCAAGTTCAAAGATGGTGTAAACACCGGGGAGATACTTGAGCGGCTGAAATCGCTTCCGCAAACGAAGGACGTTAAGGCCTTCCCTCGCAACGAGCACTATCTCATATACCTGCGGGTCTCTCTTGGCCCCCAGAGGGAGCAGGCGGAAAGGCTCTTTGAACTCCAGAAGAGAGGGCTGGTCGTTTTTGAGAGCGGAACCTTTGTCGGGGGCGAGAGCGTTCTCTCGGTTCTCTGCGAGGAGGGACTCGTGGGAGAGGTCGTGAAAACCTTCCGGGAAACCTACGGCGCGAGGGTAATCAGCGTTGAGGATGCCGAACCGGAGAAGAGCCCCATTTCAAAGCTCACGAAGAGGCAGGCGGAAGTTCTTCTCCTCGCCTACAAGAGCGGCTATTTCGACGAGCCCCGGAAGGTCACTTTGAGGGAACTGGCGGAGATGCTGAACCTCAGCCCCTCGACCGTAAAGGAGCACCTGAGGAAGGGACTGAAGAGGCTCCTCGATGAAACTCTCAAATAA
- a CDS encoding thioredoxin family protein: MIVEYDGKFDVESGKMVLWFSISGCPPCRIVENFMEELSREFPEIKVVHINAEKWGELVDRFDVLNVPTLVYLKDGKEVGRQNLIRRKEEVLIRFEELKRL; this comes from the coding sequence ATGATAGTGGAATATGACGGAAAGTTTGACGTGGAATCTGGAAAAATGGTCCTGTGGTTTTCCATTTCGGGTTGTCCCCCGTGCAGGATAGTCGAGAATTTCATGGAGGAGCTCAGCAGGGAGTTCCCGGAGATAAAGGTCGTTCACATCAACGCCGAGAAGTGGGGTGAACTGGTGGACCGCTTTGACGTCCTCAACGTCCCGACGCTGGTTTATCTCAAGGACGGAAAAGAGGTCGGAAGGCAGAACCTCATAAGGAGAAAGGAGGAGGTTCTCATAAGGTTTGAAGAACTTAAAAGGCTCTGA